Proteins from a genomic interval of Amycolatopsis sp. cg13:
- a CDS encoding R3H domain-containing nucleic acid-binding protein produces the protein MSETVDTIDADQEETSAAAEPKAGGDDALVQEGDIAGDYLERLLDLLDYDGDIDLDVEAGRAIVSIDGGDDLEKLVGPRGTVLEALQELTRLAVQQETGSRSRLMLDIAGWRADRREELRELGRSTAESVLSSGERVRLQPMSPFERKVVHDAVATVKGVTSESEGEDPKRRVVIFPED, from the coding sequence GTCGACACGATCGACGCCGATCAGGAAGAGACGAGCGCCGCGGCCGAGCCGAAGGCGGGCGGTGACGACGCTCTCGTGCAAGAGGGCGACATCGCCGGCGACTACCTCGAGCGTCTGCTGGACTTGCTCGACTACGACGGCGACATCGATCTGGACGTCGAAGCCGGCCGCGCGATCGTCAGCATCGACGGCGGCGATGACTTGGAGAAGCTGGTCGGCCCCCGCGGCACGGTGCTCGAAGCGCTGCAGGAGCTGACCCGCCTCGCGGTCCAGCAGGAGACCGGCTCGCGCAGCCGGCTGATGCTGGACATCGCCGGCTGGCGCGCGGACCGCCGCGAGGAGCTCCGCGAGCTCGGCCGGTCCACCGCCGAGTCGGTGCTGTCGAGCGGCGAGCGGGTGCGCCTGCAGCCGATGAGCCCGTTCGAACGCAAGGTCGTCCACGACGCGGTCGCGACGGTCAAGGGCGTCACGAGCGAGAGCGAGGGCGAGGACCCCAAGCGGCGCGTGGTGATCTTCCCCGAGGACTGA